The bacterium genome includes a window with the following:
- a CDS encoding metalloregulator ArsR/SmtB family transcription factor, whose translation MEAALNDPGKIARVFKILSVDTRIKILELVKDRALCVNAIASRLGITAAAASQHLRIMRDADIVVADKDGYFVHYSINRETMAAWKNLADTLLVPEEK comes from the coding sequence ATGGAGGCTGCCCTGAACGATCCCGGGAAAATAGCGCGCGTTTTCAAGATTCTGTCGGTTGACACGCGCATCAAAATCCTCGAGCTCGTGAAAGACCGTGCCCTGTGCGTGAACGCCATCGCCAGCCGTCTCGGCATCACCGCTGCGGCTGCATCGCAGCACCTGAGGATCATGCGTGACGCGGATATCGTTGTCGCCGACAAGGATGGGTATTTCGTCCACTACAGTATCAACAGGGAGACTATGGCAGCATGGAAGAACCTTGCCGATACCCTGCTTGTTCCTGAAGAAAAATGA
- a CDS encoding aspartate aminotransferase family protein: MASKEFPIIPRPVKPVKTPNRTILGPSLPAPESLPILQMLRDNEPFSMRGQPPVVWDHGDRFYIYDAFGNKWLDWSSGVLVANAGHGRREIRDAVIAEAERGLIHTYCFPSGARAKLARKLVEVAPPSMTRAFILTTGSEATECAIKLAKTWGTKHGGPKKNVFVTFDESFHGRTLGAQLAGGIPALKEWIGELDPSFVQVPFPGSNIVFDKSFDLFLKTLKNKGIAPENVAGVMSETYQGGNCGFMPDEYAVSLREWCDRYNVVMIYDEVQAGFGRTGKMWGFEHHGIVPDIMCLGKGISSSLPISAVVGREDIMNMYGPGSMTSTHSGHPIGAVAALASIELIEKEGLVENARIMGERLEKGLRKIHERHRDIFDFQGRGLVYGFMALRDRTTLAPDDDLAFEIIRGCFESGLLMFAPVGRGGGTVKISPPLCISADAIDESLGVFGGIVDDMIGKYRKS; this comes from the coding sequence ATGGCATCGAAAGAATTTCCGATTATTCCACGGCCGGTCAAGCCGGTCAAAACGCCGAACCGGACAATCCTGGGGCCCTCTCTCCCCGCGCCGGAATCGCTTCCCATACTCCAGATGCTCCGCGACAACGAGCCGTTTTCCATGCGCGGCCAGCCGCCCGTGGTCTGGGATCACGGTGACAGGTTTTACATCTACGATGCATTCGGAAACAAATGGCTCGACTGGTCGAGCGGTGTTCTGGTTGCCAATGCCGGTCACGGGCGCCGTGAGATCAGGGATGCGGTCATCGCCGAGGCCGAGCGCGGCCTTATTCACACCTACTGTTTCCCGTCCGGGGCGCGGGCGAAGCTTGCCAGAAAACTCGTTGAGGTAGCTCCGCCGTCCATGACGAGGGCGTTCATTCTGACCACCGGGTCGGAAGCGACCGAATGCGCCATAAAGCTCGCAAAAACATGGGGTACGAAACACGGCGGCCCGAAAAAGAACGTCTTCGTGACCTTCGATGAATCGTTCCATGGCAGGACATTGGGCGCCCAGCTCGCCGGCGGCATACCGGCGCTCAAGGAATGGATCGGCGAGCTCGACCCGTCCTTTGTCCAGGTGCCGTTCCCCGGATCGAACATCGTTTTCGACAAGAGCTTCGACCTGTTCCTTAAGACGCTCAAAAACAAGGGGATAGCCCCGGAGAACGTTGCCGGAGTCATGAGCGAGACCTACCAGGGAGGGAACTGCGGTTTCATGCCCGACGAGTATGCGGTGAGTCTCCGCGAATGGTGCGACCGGTACAATGTCGTGATGATTTATGACGAGGTTCAGGCCGGATTCGGACGAACCGGAAAGATGTGGGGCTTCGAGCACCACGGGATCGTGCCGGATATCATGTGTCTCGGCAAGGGGATTTCGTCGAGTCTCCCCATTTCCGCTGTCGTCGGCCGCGAGGACATCATGAACATGTACGGCCCGGGTTCGATGACCTCGACCCATTCCGGTCATCCGATTGGAGCGGTCGCCGCCCTCGCCTCGATCGAGCTCATCGAAAAGGAAGGGCTTGTCGAAAACGCCCGCATCATGGGTGAGCGCCTCGAAAAAGGTCTCAGGAAGATTCACGAGCGTCACCGTGACATCTTCGATTTCCAGGGGCGCGGCCTTGTGTACGGCTTCATGGCGCTCAGGGACCGCACAACGCTTGCGCCGGACGATGACCTCGCGTTCGAGATTATCCGCGGCTGTTTCGAGTCCGGGCTCCTCATGTTTGCGCCGGTCGGCCGGGGCGGCGGCACGGTCAAGATTTCTCCGCCGCTCTGCATCTCCGCCGACGCTATCGATGAGAGTCTTGGTGTATTTGGCGGGATCGTCGACGATATGATCGGGAAATACAGAAAATCGTGA